One genomic region from Streptomyces sp. NBC_01304 encodes:
- a CDS encoding glycoside hydrolase family 18 protein — MKSAYVKAHGLGGAMFWSLDGDTPHRELVRTVDRALGR; from the coding sequence ATGAAGTCCGCGTATGTGAAGGCGCACGGCCTCGGCGGGGCGATGTTCTGGTCGCTGGACGGCGACACACCCCACAGGGAACTCGTACGCACCGTCGACCGCGCACTGGGCAGGTAG